A single region of the Arthrobacter sp. zg-Y820 genome encodes:
- a CDS encoding cupin domain-containing protein: MKALPVEPSNAPVAIGPRIRLARQARRMTIEQVAVATGLTKGFLSRVERDLTSPSVASLLTLCQVLSISIGDLFTAPATELTRWNDAPSVNLGGTGITERLVTPRTERRVQVIRAVIAPRGSGETDLYSVDCDVEVLHVARGRFVLVFAGESMELSEGDTVTFPGQEPHSWSNPTDDEAVVLWTLVSPAAS, translated from the coding sequence ATGAAGGCCTTGCCCGTAGAGCCCTCGAATGCGCCGGTGGCCATCGGCCCGAGGATCCGCCTCGCGCGGCAGGCGCGCCGGATGACCATCGAGCAGGTAGCCGTGGCAACCGGCCTCACCAAGGGCTTCCTGAGCCGGGTGGAGCGGGATCTAACCTCGCCGTCGGTGGCTTCCCTGCTGACGCTGTGCCAGGTGCTGTCCATCTCCATCGGAGACCTCTTCACTGCCCCGGCCACCGAACTGACGCGGTGGAATGATGCCCCGTCGGTGAATCTGGGCGGAACGGGAATTACCGAGCGGCTGGTGACTCCGCGGACAGAACGCCGGGTGCAGGTGATCCGCGCCGTCATTGCGCCGCGCGGCTCCGGCGAGACGGACCTCTACTCGGTGGACTGCGACGTCGAAGTGCTCCATGTGGCCCGGGGCCGCTTCGTCCTGGTGTTCGCCGGTGAGTCGATGGAACTCTCCGAAGGCGACACGGTGACGTTTCCCGGCCAGGAGCCCCACTCGTGGAGCAATCCCACCGATGACGAGGCCGTGGTCCTGTGGACGCTGGTCAGCCCGGCGGCCAGCTGA
- a CDS encoding FAD-dependent monooxygenase has translation MAAYQHSADSNFDVDVLIVGAGPTGLALAAQLQSFGTSFRIIDRQLARSNHSRALALQPRTLEALRPFGLSAALAAAGHPARGLHLHLPEQTIPVDLADVGSEDSEFQHLLFLSQADTEHALLSHLQARGVRVEHGVEFQDLARLDPEDPFAGMEAKIQRLDRGIERVRARYVVGADGANSTVRSKAGMDWRGSGYPGDFVLADLEADGVEPGLMHSYINEDGFMLLFPLGSPATWRLVGMKEHGDTSDATLESLQAIADKFTGGTVTLKDPEWISTFKLSSRIAEYYQSGSVFLAGDAAHVHSPVAAQGMNTGIQDALNLGWKLALGARGLASDELVDSYDAERRPVGQGVLQFTDRLFRLASSRSNLLKLPRTKLLPALAPKASGSKALRARLFRTVSQLDTQYRGSDMVDTGDARLPAFITAGPKAGDRLPDAVVRDNGREMRLHEILATPGFHILLCGRGWPADTQLRLHNALGRLSPWLSVQRLNVGSRLAADSPNEIQDISGLAFARLGLSVRRPELLVVRPDGHIGFRSKGIDITGAVDYLNRITTPTSVHQPA, from the coding sequence ATGGCGGCTTATCAGCACAGTGCGGACAGTAACTTCGACGTCGACGTCCTGATCGTGGGCGCGGGGCCCACGGGACTGGCCCTTGCGGCCCAATTGCAGAGTTTCGGCACCAGTTTCCGCATCATCGACCGCCAGTTGGCCCGGTCAAACCACTCGCGGGCGCTGGCCCTGCAGCCGCGCACCCTGGAAGCCCTTCGGCCGTTCGGCCTCAGCGCCGCCCTGGCCGCAGCCGGCCATCCGGCACGCGGCCTGCATCTGCACCTGCCGGAGCAGACCATCCCGGTGGATCTGGCCGACGTCGGCAGCGAAGACTCCGAGTTCCAGCACCTGCTCTTCCTTTCCCAGGCGGACACCGAACACGCCCTGCTTTCCCACCTGCAGGCGCGGGGTGTCCGGGTGGAACACGGCGTCGAATTCCAGGATCTGGCACGGCTGGATCCTGAAGATCCCTTCGCCGGCATGGAGGCCAAGATCCAGCGCCTGGACCGGGGCATCGAACGTGTCCGCGCCCGGTACGTCGTCGGCGCGGACGGCGCAAACAGCACCGTGCGCTCCAAGGCGGGCATGGACTGGCGCGGCAGCGGCTACCCCGGAGACTTCGTGCTTGCCGACCTCGAAGCCGACGGCGTCGAGCCGGGCCTGATGCACTCCTACATCAACGAGGACGGCTTCATGCTGCTGTTCCCGCTGGGCAGCCCTGCCACCTGGCGGCTGGTTGGCATGAAGGAGCACGGCGACACTTCCGACGCCACCCTCGAATCGCTGCAGGCCATCGCCGACAAGTTCACCGGAGGCACGGTCACGCTCAAGGATCCCGAGTGGATCAGCACCTTCAAGCTCTCCTCCCGGATCGCGGAGTACTACCAGTCCGGCTCGGTGTTCCTGGCCGGCGACGCCGCGCACGTCCACTCCCCCGTGGCGGCTCAGGGCATGAACACCGGCATTCAGGACGCGCTGAACCTGGGCTGGAAACTGGCGCTGGGTGCCCGCGGCTTGGCCTCCGATGAACTGGTTGACAGCTACGACGCCGAACGGCGGCCGGTGGGGCAGGGAGTCCTCCAGTTCACCGACCGGCTCTTCCGGCTTGCCTCCAGCCGCAGCAACCTGCTGAAGCTTCCCCGCACCAAGCTGCTGCCGGCCCTCGCACCGAAGGCTTCCGGGTCCAAGGCCCTGCGCGCCCGGCTGTTCCGCACGGTTTCCCAGCTGGACACCCAGTACCGCGGCAGCGACATGGTGGATACCGGCGATGCCCGCCTGCCGGCCTTCATCACCGCCGGGCCGAAGGCCGGAGACCGGCTGCCCGACGCCGTGGTCCGGGACAACGGCCGGGAAATGCGCCTGCACGAAATCCTCGCGACCCCGGGCTTCCACATCCTCCTGTGCGGCCGGGGCTGGCCGGCCGACACGCAGCTTCGGCTGCACAACGCCCTGGGCCGCCTGTCACCGTGGCTGAGCGTCCAGCGCCTGAACGTCGGCAGCCGGCTGGCAGCCGACAGCCCCAACGAAATCCAGGACATCAGCGGACTGGCCTTCGCGCGCCTGGGACTGAGCGTCCGGCGTCCCGAGCTGCTGGTGGTCCGCCCGGACGGCCACATTGGCTTCCGCTCCAAGGGGATCGACATCACCGGAGCCGTGGACTACCTCAACCGGATCACCACTCCGACGTCCGTCCACCAGCCGGCCTAG
- the speB gene encoding agmatinase has product MQNPPRITANGNLGPIDAAQVPRYAGPATYARLPRLDEVQRADVAVVGVPFDTGVSFRPGARFGANHVREASRLLRPYNPALDTSPFENLQVADAGDMAVNPFNINEAIETIQANALDLTEKGTKLLTLGGDHTIALPLLRAATERAGSPVAMLHFDAHLDTWDSYFGAEYTHGTPFRRAVEEGILDTEAISHVGTRGPLYGKRDLEDDRRFGFGIVTSSDVFRQGVDEVVAKLRDRIGNRPLYISVDIDVLDPAHAPGTGTPEAGGMTSRELLEILRGLRGLNLVGADVVEVAPAYDHADITAVAASHVAYDLITLMGLSE; this is encoded by the coding sequence ATGCAGAACCCCCCGCGGATCACCGCCAACGGCAACCTCGGACCCATTGACGCGGCGCAGGTGCCCCGTTATGCCGGACCCGCCACCTACGCGCGGCTGCCGCGCCTGGACGAGGTGCAGCGCGCGGATGTCGCAGTGGTGGGGGTTCCCTTTGACACCGGAGTCTCGTTCCGCCCCGGCGCCCGTTTTGGCGCGAACCACGTCCGGGAAGCGTCCCGGCTGCTGCGCCCGTACAACCCGGCACTGGACACCTCGCCGTTCGAAAACCTGCAGGTGGCCGACGCCGGCGACATGGCGGTCAACCCCTTCAACATCAACGAGGCCATCGAAACCATCCAGGCCAACGCGCTGGACCTCACCGAAAAGGGCACCAAGCTGCTTACCCTGGGCGGGGACCACACCATCGCCCTGCCGCTGCTGCGTGCCGCCACCGAGCGCGCCGGATCACCCGTGGCCATGCTGCACTTTGACGCCCACCTGGATACCTGGGACAGCTACTTCGGCGCCGAGTACACCCACGGCACCCCGTTCCGGCGCGCTGTGGAGGAAGGCATCCTCGACACCGAGGCCATCTCCCACGTGGGGACCCGCGGCCCGCTCTACGGAAAGCGGGATCTGGAGGATGACCGCCGCTTCGGCTTCGGCATCGTTACGTCCTCCGACGTCTTCCGGCAGGGCGTGGACGAGGTGGTGGCGAAACTCCGCGACCGAATCGGAAACCGCCCGCTGTACATTTCCGTCGACATCGACGTCCTGGATCCGGCGCACGCGCCGGGAACCGGCACTCCGGAAGCCGGCGGCATGACCAGCCGCGAACTGCTGGAAATCCTTCGCGGCCTGCGCGGATTGAACCTGGTGGGCGCCGACGTCGTCGAGGTGGCGCCGGCCTACGACCATGCCGACATCACCGCAGTTGCGGCCTCCCATGTCGCCTACGACCTGATCACCCTGATGGGACTCTCGGAGTGA
- a CDS encoding thiamine pyrophosphate-binding protein, translated as MPPVVGTAVRNGGDLVVETLSALGATTVFGIPGQHALGLFDALSRSDLRFVSSRVENNSAFAADGFSRATGQVGVLFLSTGPGALTALAGLQEAYATGVPMVVVASQIPIEGLGARRRGMLHQLDDQKASAANVTKSQRLIQHASGIPSAIQDAWTEAISSPMGPVWLEVPQNVLLNPVMVPAVEDALAEPYDNPPRTELVKEAVRWLAAAQRPAIIAGGGTRRGGAEADLLALAETLRSPVICTPGGNGAFPWNHELSLQSWIEDRHTTEVLEDADVLVVVGSSLGEVTSNYFTLQPRGRIIQIDAEPRVLESNQPALGIRADAGQALAALNEALGEALTASPRSTPDWHEPDWHGQGPEQLVAETLAKVAARLDAQDLAMERRFMADIRAAVPAGMQTFWDMTISAYWAWSCWDAKSGQFHSAQGAGGLGYGYPGAIGGAVGLGERVLAVSGDGSAMYSIAELATARQHNLPVTWLIVDDGGYGILREYMVEAFGKATATELAGPDFVKLAESFGVPARRTAPDGVRQALEESLAAEGPNVVVVEATIGLFAPTHLAG; from the coding sequence GTGCCTCCGGTTGTCGGAACGGCGGTGCGCAACGGCGGCGACTTGGTGGTCGAAACCCTCTCCGCGCTCGGCGCCACCACCGTCTTCGGCATCCCCGGCCAGCATGCGCTGGGACTCTTTGATGCCCTGTCCCGCTCCGACCTGCGATTTGTCTCCTCCCGGGTGGAGAACAACTCGGCGTTCGCCGCTGACGGCTTCTCCCGGGCCACCGGGCAGGTGGGCGTGCTGTTCCTGTCCACCGGCCCCGGCGCCCTGACCGCGCTGGCCGGTTTGCAGGAGGCCTACGCCACCGGCGTGCCGATGGTGGTGGTGGCCAGCCAGATCCCGATCGAGGGCCTCGGAGCCCGGCGCCGCGGCATGCTGCACCAGTTGGACGACCAGAAGGCCTCGGCAGCGAATGTCACTAAGAGCCAGCGGCTGATCCAGCACGCCTCCGGCATTCCCTCGGCCATTCAGGACGCCTGGACCGAGGCCATCTCCTCGCCGATGGGGCCGGTGTGGCTGGAAGTTCCCCAGAATGTCCTGCTGAACCCGGTGATGGTGCCGGCGGTCGAGGACGCCCTGGCCGAGCCTTACGACAATCCGCCCCGCACGGAACTGGTCAAGGAGGCTGTGCGCTGGCTCGCCGCCGCACAGCGGCCGGCGATCATTGCCGGCGGCGGCACCCGGCGGGGCGGGGCGGAGGCGGACCTGCTGGCGCTGGCCGAAACGCTGCGGTCACCGGTCATCTGCACTCCCGGCGGCAACGGAGCCTTCCCTTGGAACCATGAGCTGTCCCTGCAGTCCTGGATCGAAGACCGGCACACCACCGAGGTTCTCGAAGATGCCGACGTCCTCGTCGTCGTCGGCTCCTCGCTGGGTGAGGTGACCTCCAACTACTTCACGCTCCAGCCGCGGGGCCGGATTATCCAGATCGATGCCGAGCCGCGGGTGCTGGAGTCCAACCAGCCGGCGCTGGGCATCCGTGCCGACGCCGGCCAAGCACTCGCGGCCCTCAATGAAGCACTGGGTGAAGCCCTCACGGCTTCGCCCCGGTCGACTCCGGACTGGCACGAACCGGACTGGCACGGGCAGGGACCCGAGCAGCTGGTGGCGGAAACCCTGGCCAAGGTCGCCGCACGGTTGGACGCCCAGGATCTGGCCATGGAACGCCGGTTCATGGCCGACATCCGGGCCGCGGTTCCGGCCGGCATGCAGACCTTCTGGGACATGACCATCTCCGCGTATTGGGCCTGGAGCTGCTGGGACGCGAAGTCCGGCCAGTTCCATTCCGCCCAGGGCGCCGGCGGGCTGGGCTACGGCTATCCGGGGGCAATTGGCGGTGCGGTGGGTCTGGGGGAGCGGGTGCTGGCCGTCTCCGGCGACGGTTCGGCCATGTACTCCATTGCCGAACTGGCCACCGCCCGGCAGCACAACCTTCCGGTCACCTGGCTGATCGTGGACGACGGCGGTTACGGGATCCTGCGCGAGTACATGGTCGAGGCCTTCGGCAAGGCCACCGCCACGGAACTTGCCGGCCCAGACTTCGTGAAGCTGGCCGAGTCGTTCGGCGTTCCGGCACGCCGGACGGCGCCCGACGGCGTCCGGCAGGCCTTGGAGGAATCGCTCGCCGCCGAGGGGCCCAACGTCGTGGTGGTGGAAGCCACGATCGGCCTGTTTGCGCCGACACATCTGGCGGGCTGA
- a CDS encoding MarR family transcriptional regulator translates to MAVDQQTAEELITQIFRLQRQLRCVAQRSTDPRGPGTALQAVMRLIGEQPEIRATELAEKLGIGAAGLSRHISELVEMGYVCRRPHPDDRRAYLISLTPVGTQVVSEEMRRRSALLQQMLEDWTDEEAVSASGSLTKLTETLHTSIRAMKPGTHQMPIPAGEQN, encoded by the coding sequence GTGGCAGTAGACCAGCAGACCGCTGAAGAATTGATCACCCAGATATTCCGGCTGCAGCGTCAGCTGCGCTGTGTGGCGCAACGCAGCACCGATCCCCGCGGGCCGGGAACGGCGCTGCAGGCAGTGATGCGCCTTATCGGCGAACAGCCGGAGATCCGGGCCACGGAACTGGCCGAAAAGCTGGGCATCGGCGCCGCCGGCCTGAGCCGGCACATCTCCGAACTCGTGGAGATGGGATACGTGTGCCGGCGGCCGCATCCTGATGACCGACGGGCCTACCTCATCAGCCTGACCCCGGTCGGAACCCAAGTCGTTTCGGAAGAAATGCGCCGCCGCTCGGCACTGCTGCAGCAAATGCTTGAGGACTGGACGGATGAGGAAGCCGTCTCCGCCAGCGGTTCCCTCACCAAGCTCACGGAAACACTGCATACATCGATCCGCGCAATGAAGCCGGGTACCCACCAGATGCCTATCCCGGCAGGAGAACAGAACTAA